From one Gammaproteobacteria bacterium genomic stretch:
- the queE gene encoding 7-carboxy-7-deazaguanine synthase QueE, giving the protein MHLGQAVNAERLRVSEIFYSLQGETRTVGWPTVFVRLTGCPLRCGYCDTEYAFSGGRWMELDGIAAEVSAFGTRHVTVTGGEPLAQKNCLMLLVRLCDEGYEVSLETSGAIEIKNVDPRVVKVVDFKTLGSGEVDKNRYENVDHVGRADQVKFVVCDRVDYDWARAVLERYQLAGRCEVLFSPSHKQLDAGVLADWILADRLPVRLQIQLHKYLWGDVPGR; this is encoded by the coding sequence CGGTAAACGCCGAGCGTCTGCGCGTGAGCGAAATCTTCTATTCACTGCAAGGTGAGACGCGCACGGTGGGTTGGCCCACGGTGTTCGTGCGCCTGACCGGCTGTCCGCTACGCTGCGGATACTGCGATACCGAATATGCGTTTAGTGGCGGTCGCTGGATGGAACTGGATGGCATCGCCGCGGAAGTTTCCGCATTTGGCACGCGCCATGTCACGGTGACGGGCGGGGAACCGCTCGCGCAGAAAAATTGCCTGATGCTGCTCGTTCGTCTGTGCGATGAGGGGTATGAGGTCTCGCTGGAAACCAGTGGCGCCATCGAAATTAAAAACGTCGACCCGCGCGTTGTGAAAGTGGTCGACTTCAAGACGCTAGGCTCGGGCGAGGTGGACAAGAATCGGTATGAGAACGTGGATCATGTCGGACGCGCGGACCAGGTAAAGTTCGTCGTGTGCGATCGTGTCGATTACGATTGGGCCAGAGCGGTGCTTGAACGCTATCAACTTGCAGGGCGCTGTGAAGTGCTGTTTTCGCCAAGTCATAAACAACTGGACGCTGGTGTTCTGGCCGATTGGATTCTGGCCGATCGCCTGCCCGTACGCTTACAGATTCAGCTACATAAATATCTGTGGGGCGATGTGCCGGGGCGGTGA